In Flexibacter flexilis DSM 6793, a genomic segment contains:
- a CDS encoding S1 family peptidase, whose translation MVDIEQIEDYLAGNLQGQSLQQFEAQLQTDPLFAARVAQHQKLLQGFRTLKSRSALKMQLDTFHTEMEAEGKVPRLRRIYSLQTWVNRHYPTMAVAASVALITVFSTIFTMQHTEKVETKHQSHYQYLKREVDRLKQGQQALANDIVSENNNNVPATKPTQNLLKYGGTGFAISADGYVVTNYHLVSRADSIIIEQKAKQEKRFKAKMVYGDKEHDLALLKIISPSFEGFGTLPYTLGSKSAELGEDIFTLAYPREEMVYGEGSISAYSGYEGDTNAYQVSVPVNPGNSGGPLFDKKGNVIGVISGKQTDAEGVAFAQKTENIRRMLAAIPKDSLEKNGIVLAKNNKLRYLDRTAQLRKIQDFVFHVKVY comes from the coding sequence ATGGTTGATATAGAACAAATAGAAGACTACTTAGCAGGCAATTTGCAGGGGCAAAGTTTGCAACAGTTTGAGGCACAGCTTCAAACCGACCCTCTTTTTGCGGCGCGAGTAGCTCAACACCAAAAACTTTTGCAAGGTTTTCGGACGCTCAAAAGCCGCAGCGCACTGAAAATGCAACTCGACACATTTCATACGGAAATGGAAGCCGAAGGCAAAGTACCACGTCTGCGCCGCATCTACTCACTCCAAACTTGGGTAAACAGACATTACCCGACAATGGCCGTAGCTGCTTCCGTTGCGCTGATTACGGTATTTAGTACCATTTTCACGATGCAGCACACCGAAAAGGTAGAAACCAAACATCAGAGCCATTACCAATACCTCAAACGCGAGGTGGACAGGCTCAAACAAGGCCAACAGGCTTTGGCCAACGATATTGTTTCGGAAAATAATAACAATGTGCCAGCCACAAAACCAACCCAAAATTTGCTCAAATACGGCGGTACGGGTTTTGCCATTAGTGCAGATGGTTATGTAGTAACGAATTACCATTTGGTAAGCCGCGCCGACTCCATCATTATTGAGCAAAAAGCCAAACAAGAAAAACGCTTTAAAGCCAAAATGGTGTACGGCGACAAAGAACATGATTTGGCGTTGCTGAAAATTATAAGCCCTTCGTTTGAAGGCTTTGGTACGTTGCCTTATACGCTGGGCAGCAAGTCCGCAGAACTGGGCGAAGACATTTTTACGCTGGCCTATCCGCGCGAAGAAATGGTGTACGGCGAAGGAAGTATCAGTGCTTATTCGGGTTATGAAGGCGATACAAATGCGTATCAAGTATCAGTTCCCGTAAACCCTGGTAACAGTGGCGGCCCGTTATTCGACAAAAAAGGAAATGTAATCGGGGTAATTTCGGGCAAACAAACCGACGCGGAAGGCGTGGCATTTGCTCAAAAAACTGAAAACATCCGTCGTATGTTGGCAGCCATTCCGAAAGACTCGCTCGAAAAAAATGGCATTGTATTGGCTAAAAATAACAAATTGCGTTATTTAGACCGCACCGCCCAACTTCGTAAGATCCAAGATTTTGTCTTTCACGTAAAAGTATATTAA
- a CDS encoding RNA polymerase sigma factor: MSKGKTLSEEEALFGLRTNDSAVMSRLYKLHYPMILNFVVSNSGTELEAKDIYQEAFIILYESLNDSSFKLNCQIKTYLYSVCRRLWLKRLYYKNRFEGRLTDFEPYIALPEAETKTADEQELMFGQMEKALVKLGEPCRTILEDFYIHGLNMQQIAQKMGYTNAENAKNQKYKCLNRLRKIAESLMPSDD, translated from the coding sequence ATGAGCAAAGGAAAAACACTTTCAGAAGAAGAGGCTCTTTTTGGGTTGCGTACCAACGACAGTGCCGTAATGAGCCGCCTTTACAAGTTGCATTATCCGATGATACTCAACTTCGTGGTGAGCAATAGCGGAACAGAGCTGGAAGCGAAAGATATTTATCAGGAAGCCTTTATTATTCTATACGAAAGCCTCAACGATAGTTCTTTCAAACTCAATTGCCAGATAAAAACGTATTTGTATTCGGTGTGCAGAAGGCTATGGCTCAAGCGTTTGTATTACAAAAATCGCTTTGAAGGCCGCCTCACGGATTTTGAGCCGTACATCGCATTGCCCGAAGCCGAAACCAAAACCGCCGACGAACAAGAACTAATGTTCGGGCAAATGGAAAAGGCACTGGTAAAATTGGGTGAGCCGTGTCGCACGATTTTGGAAGATTTCTACATTCATGGCCTAAATATGCAGCAGATAGCCCAAAAAATGGGTTATACCAATGCCGAAAATGCCAAGAATCAGAAATATAAGTGCCTGAATCGCTTGCGCAAAATAGCCGAGTCGCTGATGCCCTCAGACGACTAA